The following are encoded together in the Alteromonas gilva genome:
- a CDS encoding S9 family peptidase, which produces MNKTLLLPLSIAIAMLAACSDDKMTQQQQPEPETPLNLSTSVAAPVAKKVAYELTAHGETRVDNYYWMRDDSRTDEAVLSHLEKENSYAEKVLAPLESQQEALYEEMTARIPKDDSSVPVKQNDYWYVTHYQGDGEYPIYVRKPSLDGEETVLLDGNKMAEGESYFNIGSYAASPDNTLLAYTVDTVSRRLYTLRVKNIESGEILSDTLTDTNGQVYWGKDNTTLYYIKRDKQTLLGSQVYRHTLGTDQADDELVYEQTDPTFYTSLGKSKDGKVIYIYHDNTEQTGVTLIDNSSNDATPVPFYPLEDGHEYSVAKRGNEYFILTNWQADNYRIMKVDAGNTQDRSKWQEVVAHDPDIYIASMELLSDYVVYKAKENGYLRLEALSLKDGEQRTIPTEDPIYTASFTGNTQPDTNTVRIYYASLTTPPSFFDINLETLQSELKKQTKVGDDFDSDNYQSERLMITARDGKQVPVSLVYRKSLFTKDGSNPLFQYGYGSYGSTIDPTFSTSWLSMLDRGFVVAIAHVRGSKMLGTQWYEDGKMGNKKNTFTDFIDVTKGLIEQGYADPARIFAEGGSAGGLLMGAIANMAPELYTAIAAHVPFVDVVTTMSDASIPLTTGEYSEWGNPANKQEYEYILTYSPYDQVKKQDYPHMFVTTGLHDSQVQYFEPMKWVAKLRDYKTDDNLLLFMTDMEAGHGGASGRFKRYEQRAKEYAFFFHLAGIEL; this is translated from the coding sequence ATGAACAAAACACTTCTTCTTCCCTTATCCATCGCAATTGCCATGTTGGCAGCATGCAGTGACGACAAGATGACGCAACAACAACAACCCGAACCGGAAACGCCACTTAACCTCTCGACCTCTGTTGCGGCCCCGGTCGCCAAGAAGGTTGCTTACGAACTCACCGCACACGGTGAAACCCGGGTCGATAATTATTATTGGATGCGCGATGATAGCCGCACTGATGAAGCGGTATTAAGCCATCTCGAAAAAGAAAACAGCTACGCCGAGAAAGTGCTGGCACCATTAGAGAGCCAGCAAGAGGCACTCTACGAGGAAATGACCGCAAGAATTCCAAAAGACGACTCCTCGGTCCCGGTTAAACAAAACGATTATTGGTATGTGACCCATTACCAGGGTGATGGCGAATACCCTATCTATGTCAGAAAACCCAGCCTTGACGGTGAAGAGACGGTTCTGCTTGATGGCAACAAAATGGCGGAAGGCGAAAGCTACTTTAACATTGGCAGCTATGCTGCAAGCCCTGACAATACGCTACTTGCGTACACCGTCGATACCGTCAGCCGCCGTTTATATACGCTGCGGGTTAAAAACATCGAGAGCGGTGAAATACTCAGCGACACACTAACAGACACTAACGGTCAGGTTTATTGGGGTAAAGACAACACCACCCTTTATTACATTAAGCGCGACAAACAAACCCTGTTAGGCTCGCAGGTTTACCGTCATACCCTGGGCACCGATCAGGCTGACGATGAACTGGTGTATGAGCAAACCGACCCAACTTTTTATACCTCACTGGGGAAAAGCAAAGACGGTAAAGTGATTTATATTTATCACGACAACACCGAGCAGACAGGCGTAACGTTAATCGACAATAGCAGCAATGATGCCACCCCGGTGCCTTTCTATCCGCTTGAAGATGGCCACGAATACTCTGTGGCAAAACGTGGTAACGAGTATTTTATTCTGACCAACTGGCAGGCCGATAACTATCGCATTATGAAAGTGGATGCGGGTAACACCCAGGATCGTTCCAAATGGCAGGAAGTGGTCGCACACGATCCTGACATTTATATCGCTAGTATGGAATTACTCAGCGACTACGTGGTGTACAAAGCCAAAGAAAATGGTTACCTGCGTCTGGAAGCCTTATCGTTAAAAGACGGTGAGCAGCGCACAATTCCGACCGAAGATCCTATCTATACCGCCAGCTTCACTGGTAACACTCAGCCCGACACCAACACGGTACGTATTTATTATGCGTCACTCACCACGCCCCCCAGCTTCTTCGACATTAACCTGGAGACGCTGCAAAGTGAGCTGAAAAAGCAAACCAAGGTGGGCGATGATTTCGATTCAGATAACTATCAGTCAGAACGCCTGATGATCACCGCCCGTGACGGCAAACAGGTACCCGTTTCACTGGTTTATCGTAAATCGTTGTTTACCAAAGATGGGTCGAACCCGCTGTTTCAGTATGGCTATGGTTCTTATGGTTCGACCATCGACCCAACCTTCAGCACATCATGGCTGTCGATGTTAGACCGCGGCTTCGTGGTAGCGATTGCGCATGTGCGCGGCAGTAAAATGCTCGGTACCCAATGGTACGAAGACGGTAAAATGGGCAATAAAAAGAATACCTTTACCGACTTTATCGATGTCACCAAAGGGCTAATCGAACAGGGTTATGCCGACCCGGCGCGCATCTTTGCCGAAGGCGGTAGCGCCGGAGGTCTGTTAATGGGTGCAATTGCCAATATGGCGCCTGAGCTTTATACCGCCATTGCCGCTCACGTGCCATTTGTTGACGTTGTTACGACAATGAGTGACGCCAGTATCCCTCTGACAACCGGTGAATATTCTGAGTGGGGTAATCCGGCCAACAAACAGGAATATGAGTATATCCTGACTTACTCGCCCTATGATCAGGTGAAAAAACAAGATTACCCTCATATGTTTGTCACCACTGGTCTGCATGACTCACAAGTACAATACTTTGAGCCAATGAAATGGGTAGCCAAGCTACGTGATTACAAAACCGACGATAACCTGCTGCTGTTTATGACCGACATGGAAGCAGGCCATGGCGGTGCCTCGGGTAGATTTAAGCGCTACGAGCAACGTGCCAAGGAATATGCGTTTTTCTTCCATTTGGCAGGTATCGAACTGTAA
- a CDS encoding YkgJ family cysteine cluster protein: MWSVLTVFSCTDCGACCATFRVSFYWSEADPFTGGSVPAEMVTKISPSLVAMQGTNQPKPRCVALQGEIGKQVGCGIYPQRSSTCREFAAGSSDCLKARLRHGLSTAGQHDEVMIPIQVA, translated from the coding sequence ATGTGGAGTGTATTGACAGTGTTTTCCTGTACGGATTGCGGTGCTTGCTGCGCGACGTTTCGCGTCTCTTTTTATTGGTCAGAAGCTGATCCTTTCACAGGCGGCAGCGTGCCTGCCGAAATGGTCACTAAAATCTCGCCCAGCCTGGTCGCAATGCAAGGCACCAACCAACCCAAGCCCCGTTGTGTGGCGCTGCAAGGGGAGATCGGCAAACAGGTAGGATGCGGCATTTATCCGCAGCGTTCATCAACTTGCCGGGAATTTGCCGCCGGCTCCTCTGATTGCCTCAAAGCACGATTACGGCATGGCCTTAGTACAGCCGGCCAACACGACGAGGTAATGATCCCGATACAGGTCGCTTAA
- a CDS encoding cation diffusion facilitator family transporter: MHDHGHSHDHAHNHSHGHGHHHHHHHHHQIDEQRISWAFWLNFCFTIIEFIGGWLTNSVAIMADAVHDLGDSLSIGLAWYLSKVGKRDATEHYSYGFKRLSLLGALINGVILIIGSAWVLFEAIPRLWSPEMPVTEGMMALAVLGVAVNGFAAFKLHGGDTLNEKVLNWHLLEDMFGWVAVLIVAIVLQFVDWPILDPLLSVAFTLFILFNVVKHVIYTVKLFLQVNPDAAQRQAIRQALLDIEHVKELHHMHFWSLDGASHVLTAHLVLDHTIDGDKACHLKRRVAESLEPFALAHTTIEFEMPGEHCRDD; encoded by the coding sequence ATGCACGATCACGGTCACAGCCATGATCACGCCCATAATCATTCCCATGGTCATGGCCATCATCACCACCACCACCATCATCATCAAATTGATGAGCAACGGATAAGCTGGGCATTTTGGTTAAACTTTTGTTTTACCATTATTGAGTTTATCGGCGGTTGGTTAACCAACAGCGTTGCCATTATGGCTGACGCGGTTCATGACTTAGGCGACTCGCTGTCGATTGGTTTGGCCTGGTACTTAAGTAAGGTGGGGAAGCGGGATGCCACAGAGCATTATTCGTATGGCTTTAAGCGTTTAAGTCTGCTTGGTGCTTTGATTAACGGCGTGATTTTGATCATCGGCTCTGCCTGGGTGTTATTTGAAGCCATTCCGCGTTTGTGGTCACCAGAAATGCCGGTTACCGAAGGCATGATGGCGCTGGCGGTCTTAGGTGTTGCAGTGAATGGGTTCGCGGCTTTCAAACTGCACGGTGGCGATACGTTAAATGAAAAGGTGCTCAACTGGCATTTGCTGGAAGATATGTTCGGCTGGGTGGCGGTACTTATTGTGGCAATCGTGCTGCAATTTGTCGACTGGCCGATACTCGACCCGTTGTTGTCGGTGGCGTTTACGCTGTTTATCCTGTTTAACGTGGTAAAGCACGTCATTTATACTGTAAAACTGTTTTTGCAGGTAAATCCGGACGCAGCCCAGCGACAGGCTATCCGCCAGGCTTTGCTGGATATTGAGCATGTCAAAGAACTACACCACATGCATTTTTGGTCGCTCGATGGTGCCAGCCATGTGCTCACTGCTCATTTAGTCTTAGATCACACCATTGACGGTGACAAAGCCTGCCACTTAAAGCGGCGGGTGGCTGAATCATTGGAACCCTTTGCGCTGGCACATACGACAATAGAATTTGAGATGCCCGGCGAGCATTGCCGTGACGACTAG
- a CDS encoding glycoside hydrolase family 3 protein, translating to MKTLPLSLAVLAFSVTGLAGCSSNTDKNATNSASVPDFWPKIQSPITNGDAVEEKVDALIAGMTVKQKVAQLVQPEIRDITVEDMREYGFGSYLNGGGSFPGANKHATPEEWIALAEAMYQASVDDSVDGSSIPTMWGTDAVHGHNNVIGATLFPHNIGLGAMRDPALVEKIATATAKEVRATGIDWIFAPTVAVVRDDRWGRTYESYSEDPQIVGVYARAIVTGLQGDISDGNIDDQHVISTVKHFVGDGGTDKGDDQGNNLATEKELFDIHAQGYVEGLNAGSQSVMASFNSWQGEKIHGSKYLLTDVLKNKMGFDGFVVGDWNGHGQIPGCSNDNCPQALLAGLDVYMAPTPTWKPLFHNLVAQVESGEIPMARLDDAVRRVLRVKLRVGLFDLPSPANRSLSGKKSVIGAAEHRAIAREAVRKSLVMLKNNQQLLPLKPTSRVLVAGDAAHNIGQQSGGWTITWQGTGNENSDFPGATSIYSGIEAAVTAAGGSAELSVEGNYTAKPDVAIVVFGETPYAEGNGDIANVEYQREEKRDLALLKSLKAKGIPVVSVFITGRPLWVTPEINASDAFVVAWLPGSEGQGVADVLFANNDGSVNFPMRGKLSFSWPATPLQNPVNKGDGKTPLFEYDYGLTYNDSVNLAMFDESVGDLTATMTDHVIFQQSVQQPWQLVASSGDDRDTMNSNVLSVGSVSVRTADRLVQEDTLHIQFGDKDDSIQFFSPFPEDLLDFASAKSALVFDLQKEILGNLNIAMECGGNCKGELALDSFSQQSTEWQTVVVPTACFAQAGVNLKEVYSPMALTSKQAVSVRISNIRLTQMATLPDCPTY from the coding sequence ATGAAGACTCTGCCCCTTTCACTTGCCGTTTTGGCGTTTAGCGTTACTGGCCTGGCCGGCTGTAGCAGCAACACCGATAAAAATGCCACAAACAGCGCATCGGTACCCGACTTTTGGCCAAAGATTCAGTCGCCCATTACAAATGGTGATGCCGTAGAAGAAAAAGTCGATGCACTCATTGCCGGCATGACAGTAAAACAGAAAGTCGCTCAGTTAGTGCAACCTGAAATCCGTGATATCACCGTTGAGGATATGCGCGAGTACGGCTTTGGTTCTTACCTTAACGGTGGCGGCTCGTTTCCCGGCGCCAATAAGCACGCCACACCTGAAGAGTGGATAGCGCTTGCCGAAGCCATGTATCAGGCATCGGTGGATGATTCTGTTGATGGCAGCAGTATTCCCACCATGTGGGGAACCGATGCGGTTCATGGTCATAACAATGTGATCGGCGCAACCTTGTTTCCGCATAATATCGGTTTGGGCGCTATGCGCGACCCTGCTCTGGTCGAAAAAATAGCAACAGCCACGGCAAAAGAAGTCAGAGCAACCGGTATTGATTGGATTTTCGCCCCTACCGTCGCGGTTGTTCGTGATGATCGCTGGGGCCGTACCTATGAGAGTTACTCTGAGGATCCTCAGATAGTTGGCGTCTATGCGCGCGCGATTGTTACGGGTTTACAGGGTGATATCAGCGACGGCAACATCGATGACCAACATGTTATTTCCACCGTTAAACACTTCGTAGGTGACGGCGGTACAGATAAAGGGGACGATCAAGGAAACAACCTGGCGACCGAAAAAGAACTCTTCGACATCCACGCGCAGGGCTATGTTGAAGGTTTAAATGCCGGCTCCCAGTCAGTGATGGCGTCATTCAATAGCTGGCAGGGAGAAAAAATTCATGGTAGTAAATACTTACTTACTGATGTATTGAAAAACAAAATGGGCTTTGACGGTTTTGTGGTGGGCGACTGGAACGGTCATGGTCAGATACCCGGCTGTAGCAACGATAACTGCCCGCAAGCGTTATTGGCCGGACTCGATGTTTATATGGCGCCGACCCCCACCTGGAAACCACTGTTTCATAATTTGGTTGCCCAAGTGGAAAGCGGTGAGATCCCTATGGCGCGTCTTGATGATGCGGTACGCCGCGTGTTACGGGTAAAACTGCGTGTTGGCTTGTTTGATTTGCCGTCGCCGGCCAATCGTAGTCTGTCGGGTAAAAAGTCGGTGATCGGCGCCGCCGAACACCGCGCAATAGCTCGCGAAGCGGTACGTAAGTCACTGGTAATGCTCAAAAACAACCAGCAACTACTGCCTCTCAAGCCCACCAGTCGGGTCCTGGTGGCCGGCGACGCCGCCCACAACATCGGACAACAATCGGGTGGCTGGACCATAACCTGGCAGGGTACCGGTAACGAAAACAGTGACTTTCCGGGCGCCACCTCAATTTACAGCGGTATCGAAGCAGCGGTGACAGCAGCCGGTGGCAGCGCTGAACTTAGCGTGGAGGGCAATTATACCGCCAAGCCCGATGTTGCTATTGTGGTCTTTGGTGAAACACCCTATGCCGAAGGTAACGGCGACATTGCCAATGTTGAATATCAGCGCGAGGAAAAACGCGACCTGGCCTTACTTAAATCCCTCAAGGCCAAAGGCATTCCGGTAGTGTCGGTGTTTATTACCGGCCGCCCATTATGGGTAACCCCAGAAATTAATGCCTCCGATGCGTTTGTTGTGGCCTGGTTGCCCGGATCAGAGGGTCAGGGGGTTGCAGATGTGCTGTTTGCTAACAATGACGGTAGCGTTAACTTTCCTATGCGGGGCAAATTATCATTCAGCTGGCCGGCTACGCCCTTGCAGAACCCGGTGAATAAGGGCGACGGTAAAACGCCACTGTTCGAATATGATTATGGTCTCACGTATAACGATAGCGTTAACCTGGCGATGTTTGATGAATCGGTAGGCGATCTGACAGCGACAATGACTGATCATGTGATTTTTCAGCAAAGTGTACAGCAGCCATGGCAACTGGTCGCTAGCAGCGGTGATGACCGCGATACCATGAACAGCAACGTATTGAGTGTGGGTTCTGTGTCAGTGAGAACCGCTGACCGTCTGGTTCAGGAAGATACCCTGCACATTCAGTTTGGCGACAAGGATGACAGTATTCAGTTCTTTTCGCCCTTCCCCGAAGACTTACTGGATTTTGCTTCAGCAAAAAGCGCGTTGGTTTTTGACTTACAAAAAGAAATCTTAGGTAATCTGAATATAGCCATGGAATGCGGTGGTAACTGCAAAGGCGAACTGGCCCTCGACAGCTTTAGTCAACAAAGCACTGAGTGGCAAACTGTTGTGGTTCCGACAGCCTGTTTTGCGCAAGCTGGCGTTAACCTGAAAGAAGTTTACTCGCCGATGGCGCTTACCAGCAAACAGGCTGTGTCAGTGAGGATCTCCAATATTCGTCTGACCCAAATGGCGACGCTACCCGACTGTCCGACATACTAA
- a CDS encoding GH1 family beta-glucosidase, with translation MANGFKVSSLLSQPDFVVGVATSSFQIEGGAEFREPCIWDTFCKVPGAIKDASDGHLACDHYSRWREDIAMVADLGFDAYRFSVCWPRIICADGSVNQSGLDFYISILDELKRRNLKAFVTLYHWELPQYLEDQGGWLNRNTAHAFATYTDVVSQAFGQRVDTYTTLNEPFCSAYLGYEAGIHAPGKKGAEYGKKAAHNLLLAHGLSMQVLARNVPHIRRGIVLNFTPFYAASASPDDERAVQLAHDHFNDWYLRPLLCGEYPDLLNQLPHNQRPDIQPGDMNVIAQPLDYLGVNYYTRSFVAWDDQTQFKILPPPDQAPVSAMNWEIFPDALRELLLKLDNDYTLPPLYVTENGMASDDQVVRGEVKDETRVNYLRDHMQALAQAMDAGVDIRGYFVWSLMDNFEWAEGYLKRFGIVHVDFTTQQRLPKQSALLLSKWLLQRSNETR, from the coding sequence ATGGCGAATGGGTTTAAAGTAAGTAGTCTGCTCAGCCAGCCTGACTTTGTTGTGGGCGTGGCGACCTCATCATTTCAGATAGAAGGCGGAGCCGAATTTCGTGAACCGTGCATTTGGGATACCTTTTGTAAGGTGCCCGGCGCAATTAAAGATGCGTCAGATGGTCACCTGGCCTGCGATCACTACAGTCGCTGGCGGGAAGACATTGCAATGGTTGCAGACTTAGGTTTTGATGCATATCGGTTTTCCGTATGCTGGCCGCGAATTATTTGTGCTGATGGCTCAGTCAACCAAAGCGGTTTAGATTTCTATATATCAATACTCGACGAACTTAAACGCCGAAACCTCAAAGCGTTTGTCACCCTGTATCATTGGGAGCTGCCACAGTATCTCGAAGATCAGGGGGGCTGGTTGAATCGAAACACAGCACACGCTTTTGCGACATACACTGATGTCGTGTCGCAAGCTTTTGGTCAGCGCGTTGATACCTATACGACACTCAACGAGCCCTTCTGCAGCGCATATTTAGGCTATGAAGCAGGTATTCATGCGCCAGGTAAAAAGGGCGCTGAATACGGTAAAAAAGCGGCTCATAATCTGTTGTTAGCGCATGGCTTGTCTATGCAGGTACTGGCGCGCAACGTTCCGCATATCCGTCGTGGTATTGTGCTGAATTTCACGCCTTTTTATGCCGCATCTGCAAGCCCTGATGACGAGCGTGCTGTGCAGCTGGCACACGACCATTTTAATGACTGGTATTTACGTCCATTGTTATGCGGCGAGTACCCTGATTTGCTTAACCAGTTGCCGCACAATCAACGGCCGGACATTCAGCCTGGTGACATGAACGTTATAGCCCAGCCGCTAGATTACCTCGGCGTAAACTATTATACGCGCTCCTTCGTTGCATGGGATGACCAGACCCAATTCAAAATTTTACCGCCCCCTGACCAGGCACCGGTTAGTGCGATGAATTGGGAAATCTTCCCCGATGCGCTACGTGAGCTTTTGTTGAAGCTGGATAACGATTACACTTTACCTCCACTTTATGTGACCGAAAATGGCATGGCCAGTGACGATCAGGTGGTCCGTGGTGAAGTGAAGGATGAAACTAGGGTCAACTATTTACGTGACCACATGCAAGCGCTAGCACAGGCAATGGACGCAGGCGTGGACATTCGCGGTTATTTTGTGTGGAGTTTAATGGACAACTTTGAGTGGGCCGAAGGCTATCTCAAACGATTCGGTATTGTTCACGTTGATTTTACTACGCAGCAGCGTTTGCCCAAACAGAGCGCATTGTTACTCAGTAAGTGGCTGTTACAGCGAAGCAATGAAACTAGGTAA
- a CDS encoding glycoside-pentoside-hexuronide (GPH):cation symporter, with amino-acid sequence MKISAKEKVAYGLGDTASNFVFQTVMLFLTFYYTDVVGLNPATVGSIFLLVRLIDAVTDPLMGSLADKTRTRWGAYRPYLLWLAVPFAIISVLAFTTPDTDYQGKLTYAVVSYILLMLMYTAINIPYSALGGVITADATERVSVQSYRFVFAMIGGLIVTSFTLPMVEWFGNGDDTKGYQLTMMVMGVFGMLLFLLCFIGTKERVLPTEGPPLPVREQLRAVWKNDQCRILCLVSMVLLTGIVLRNSLAIYYVKYVLQRPDDVTLFVTVAMLGGILGAALAYPLAKRMDKVRVYTVLQFACAGICVANYYLPAEWWLTALSLHFLWGFVLQMASPLLWAKMGDVTDYGELQSGTRLTAMTFSTIVFFIKLGIALGSAMAGWLLAFYNYQPTVIDAEVSQGIVQSFCLIPAATSILVIVLMHWYKLDARSVNHTQHILLKTRTSTMNVAKSPW; translated from the coding sequence ATGAAGATCAGCGCGAAAGAAAAAGTTGCTTACGGCTTGGGAGATACCGCCAGTAACTTTGTTTTTCAAACGGTGATGCTGTTTTTAACATTTTACTACACCGACGTGGTGGGGCTTAACCCGGCAACAGTGGGAAGTATCTTTTTACTGGTGCGGTTGATTGATGCTGTAACCGATCCGTTGATGGGCTCGCTGGCCGATAAAACCCGTACGCGCTGGGGCGCTTACCGGCCGTATCTGCTGTGGCTGGCTGTGCCTTTTGCCATAATTAGCGTACTCGCTTTTACCACGCCAGATACTGACTATCAGGGCAAATTAACCTACGCCGTGGTTAGCTATATATTACTGATGCTGATGTATACGGCTATCAACATTCCGTATTCTGCACTGGGCGGAGTAATAACCGCTGACGCCACCGAACGCGTCTCGGTGCAATCTTACCGTTTTGTTTTTGCCATGATAGGCGGGCTCATTGTGACGTCTTTTACCCTGCCAATGGTTGAGTGGTTTGGTAATGGTGATGATACGAAAGGGTATCAGCTCACCATGATGGTCATGGGTGTGTTCGGCATGCTGCTATTCCTGCTGTGTTTCATTGGCACCAAAGAACGGGTGCTGCCCACAGAAGGCCCGCCGTTACCGGTGCGCGAGCAATTGCGGGCGGTGTGGAAAAATGACCAGTGCCGGATACTCTGTTTGGTTAGTATGGTGCTGCTGACCGGCATAGTGCTGCGTAATTCATTGGCCATCTATTATGTTAAATACGTATTACAGCGCCCTGACGATGTTACGCTGTTTGTTACGGTGGCCATGTTAGGCGGCATATTGGGAGCGGCGTTAGCGTATCCCCTGGCCAAACGCATGGATAAGGTGCGTGTCTATACGGTTTTGCAATTTGCCTGCGCAGGCATATGTGTAGCTAATTACTACTTGCCTGCTGAGTGGTGGCTGACGGCACTCAGCTTACATTTTCTGTGGGGCTTTGTATTGCAAATGGCGTCGCCTCTGCTGTGGGCTAAAATGGGTGATGTTACCGATTATGGTGAGTTGCAATCAGGCACGCGCCTTACTGCAATGACGTTTTCAACTATTGTGTTTTTTATCAAACTTGGTATTGCACTTGGCAGTGCAATGGCGGGTTGGTTGCTGGCATTTTATAATTATCAGCCCACCGTTATAGATGCTGAGGTCAGCCAGGGTATTGTACAGTCGTTTTGTTTAATTCCGGCGGCCACGTCGATACTTGTTATCGTATTGATGCACTGGTATAAATTAGATGCCCGCAGCGTCAACCACACGCAACATATACTGCTCAAAACGAGAACATCCACAATGAATGTAGCGAAGTCCCCATGGTAA
- a CDS encoding LacI family DNA-binding transcriptional regulator: MVTIKQVSEKAGVSSATVSRVINNTGTVKEKTRDAVMAAMAELGYRHNVVAASLASNKTHTIGYVVPELHGSFFGAMMGGTEQALRQAKKHMLIATGHSDANIEKEQIDALLSRRCDALILHVEAVSNDYLVSLVHQGVELVVVNRYIEEIGENCISLDNTLGGYLATRHLLEIGHTQIAYIAGSLFKDDAINRLNGHRKALAEANVAYQEGLTYEGNFQARSGTDGIRALLAKGAKFTAVACGNDEMASGAMIALREAGRRIPEDVSVIGYDNIDFASYLSPGLTTMDYPVQKIGSMAAHWVLERVYGHNRYDYEHILNPRLILRGTTCSPE, translated from the coding sequence ATGGTAACAATTAAACAGGTGAGTGAAAAAGCGGGTGTGTCGTCGGCCACGGTGTCGCGGGTAATTAATAATACCGGTACAGTTAAAGAGAAAACCCGCGATGCGGTCATGGCTGCCATGGCAGAACTGGGTTATCGTCACAACGTTGTTGCCGCGTCACTGGCGTCCAATAAAACTCACACAATTGGCTATGTTGTTCCTGAGTTACACGGCTCCTTTTTTGGTGCCATGATGGGGGGCACTGAACAGGCATTACGGCAAGCTAAAAAGCACATGCTCATCGCGACCGGGCACTCCGATGCCAACATCGAAAAGGAGCAAATAGACGCGCTGCTGAGTCGTCGTTGCGACGCATTAATACTGCATGTGGAAGCGGTGAGTAATGACTATCTGGTCAGTCTTGTGCATCAGGGCGTGGAGCTCGTCGTGGTGAACCGCTATATCGAAGAAATTGGTGAAAACTGCATTAGTCTGGACAATACCCTGGGCGGCTATCTTGCAACCCGGCATTTGCTGGAAATTGGCCATACCCAAATTGCTTACATCGCCGGTTCACTCTTTAAAGACGACGCTATTAATCGTTTAAACGGGCACCGCAAAGCCCTTGCCGAAGCGAACGTGGCTTACCAGGAAGGGCTTACCTACGAAGGTAACTTTCAGGCCCGTTCAGGTACTGATGGCATTCGGGCGTTACTTGCCAAAGGCGCAAAATTTACGGCCGTTGCGTGTGGTAACGACGAAATGGCATCCGGTGCGATGATCGCATTACGAGAGGCCGGGCGGCGTATTCCGGAAGATGTATCGGTAATTGGTTACGACAACATCGATTTCGCCAGCTACCTTTCGCCGGGCTTAACTACCATGGATTACCCGGTGCAAAAAATTGGCAGTATGGCAGCGCACTGGGTACTTGAACGCGTGTATGGCCACAATCGCTACGACTACGAACATATTTTAAACCCGCGGCTGATATTAAGGGGCACCACCTGTAGCCCGGAGTGA